The DNA sequence CAGGCCCAGCGCCTGATGCGCCGCTGGGAAATCCACCAGATGCGCGAGCTGCGCGCCGGCGCCGCCTATGCCGACAACAGCGGCGCCGAACCGGCGAGCAAGGAGTTGCGGCTGGACGCCACCCTCTTCTCCGCCCCTTTTCTCACCCACTACCGCGCTTTCGCCGGCTGGTCCTGGAGCCGCGCCGACTTTCCCGAAGGCGAGGGTATCTACCGCCGTTACGGTGCCGGTCTCGAATATCGCGACCGCGATCTCGAAGGCATTCTCGAAATCAGCGCCAATCAGGCCGATGGCGACGACCTGGGGCTGGCCCTGGCCGGACGCCGACATCTGGGCGATCACTGGTCCATCCCCTTCGCCGCCGAGCTCTTCAGCCGCGACACGCCCCTGCGCGCCCTGCGCAACGGCATCGACGCCGACGCATTGCGCCTGGGGGTCGATTATCTGCGGGACGAGTCGGGGCAATGGGGGTTCTCCGGGCAATGGCTGGACTTCAGCGACGGCAACCGCCGCCTCCAGTTCAGCGGCTATCGCCGCGAGCGCCTGCTCAGCCGTCCCCACTACAAGCTCGATGCCCGCCTCGACCTCGGGCTCGGTTCCAACAGCGAAAGCGACGGCCCTTATTTCAGCCCCGAGCGGGACTTTTCCGCCGAAATGACCCTCGACAACCGCTGGCTGCTCTATCGCCGCTACGACTTTTCCTTCGGCCATCGCCTCGCCCTTTCCGGTGGCGGCTACTGGCAGCGGGATTTCGGCGGGCATCCCGTCGCGTCACTCCTTTACGAACACAACTGGCAAGCCCACGACCGTCTGGGCCTCGATTACGGCGCCGTCTGGCGGCGGCGGGTCTACGACGGCGTGGGAGAAACCGGCCTGGAATATTTCCTGCGCCTGGGATGGAGGTTCTAGCCATGGCTCGAATCTGGATGATCTTCCGGCTGGCGATCTTTTTCTTCGCCGCCCCGGTCGGGGCCGAGGCCTATACCGTGCTCTGTTATCACGACGTGCAAGAGGTTGCCAACGACCCCGACGGCATGACCGTTTCCACCGCCAACCTGACCGCCCAGTTCGCCTGGCTGCGGGAAAACGGTTACAAAGTCGTCGGCATCGACGACCTGCTGGCGGCCCGGGAGGGCAAGCGTCCGTTGCCGAAAAAAGCGGTCTTGCTCAGCTTCGACGACGGCTACGCGAGCTTTTACCGCACCGTCTTCCCCCTACTCAAGGCCTTCGACTACCCGGCCGTGCTCGCTCTGGTCGGGCGCTGGATCGAAACACCGGCCGGGCAAACGGTGCCTTACGGCGATCAACAGGTGCCGCGTGAGCATTTCATGAGTTGGGATCAGATTCGCGAGGTCGCCGATTCGAAGTTGGTGGAGATCGCCTCCCACAGCTACGATCTGCATCACGGCGAACCGGCCAATCCCCAAGGAAACACCCAGCCGGCCATGACCAGCCGCCGCTACGACCCGACGAGCGGCCGTTACGAAACGGACGAGGCCTACCGGCACCGACTGGCGGAGGACTTCGCCCGCAACACTGATCTTCTCCAGGAACGTCTCGGCCGCCGCCCCCGGGTCATGGTCTGGCCCTACGGCGAATACAACGGCCTCGCCCGGGAACTGGCCGCAAAACAGGGGATGGAAACCACCCTGACCCTAGAGAGCGGCGTCAACCAGCCGGACAATCTCGCCAACGTGCGCCGCGATCTGATCCTTTACGATCCCGGTCTGGCCGATTTCGTTTGGAATCTGCGTCACCCGACCGATACCAACCCGCCGCAGCGGGTGGTCCATGCCGATCTTGATTACGTCTACGATCCCGATCCCGCCCAGCAGGAAAAAAATCTCGGCCGCCTGCTCGAGCGGGTCAAGACCTTGGGGGTGAGCACCGTCTATCTGCAATCCTTCTCCGATCCCGATGGGGATGGGGTGGCCGAGGCCCTCTATTTTCCCAACCGTCACCTGCCGGTACGCGCCGATCTCTTCAATCGCGCCGCCTGGCAGTTGCGTACCCGCGCCGGGGTTCGGGTCTACGCCTGGATGCCCCTTTTGGCCTTTGCCATCGGCGAGGAAAAAGATCTAATCCTCGCCTGGCGCGCGGAGGGGGAAGCCGCGCCCGATCCCGGCCACTATCGCCGTCTTTCCCCTTTTTCCGCGCACGCGCGGCAGCTGATCGGGGAAATCTATGAGGATCTGGCCAAGCATGCCCCCTTTGCCGGCGTGCTCTTTCACGACGACGCCTTCCTCTCCGATTTCGAGGATGCCCACCCCGAGGCCCTTAGCGCCTACGAAAAAGCCGGCCTGCCGGGGGATATCGGCCGGTTGCGCGACGATGCCGAACTGCGCGGCCGCTGGACCGGATTCAAGGCCGAGGCGCTCCATCAGCTGACCGGTAACCTCGCCGGCAAACTCCGCTACTGGCGCCCGGGGCTGAAGACCGCCCGCAACCTCTACGCCCGAACGGTACTGGAACCGGCCAGCGTCAACTGGTTCGCCCAGAGTCTGCCGCGTTTTCTCGAACACTATGATTTTACGGCGGTCATGGCCATGCCCTACATGGAGGAAGCCAAGGACCCCGAGGCCTGGCTCGCCACCCTGGCAGCGAAGATCGAAGAACACCCCGGCGCCCTGGAAAAGGTCGTCTTCGAACTGCAAAGCGTCGACTGGCGCCACGACAACGCGCCGATTCCCGCCGAAACCCTGGCCCGCTGGATGCGCCTGCTGGAGCGCTGGGGCGCGCGCCATTACGGCTACTATCCCGACGACTTTCCCGGCGAGCGCCCGGAAATCAAGACGCTGATGCCGGTCATGTCCCTGCGCACCTTTCCCTACCTGCCATGATATTTATTCTCGATTATCTCGAACATATTCGCGGGTTTCTTTTCGCCTTTCTGCTCTTCTACCCGCTCTTCATGGCCTATCTGTGGATGATCGGCGCCATCTACTACTACTGGCGCCGGGAGCGGGGACGCCCCGACCACACCCAGGAACCGC is a window from the Desulfuromonas acetexigens genome containing:
- the pgaB gene encoding poly-beta-1,6-N-acetyl-D-glucosamine N-deacetylase PgaB, with protein sequence MARIWMIFRLAIFFFAAPVGAEAYTVLCYHDVQEVANDPDGMTVSTANLTAQFAWLRENGYKVVGIDDLLAAREGKRPLPKKAVLLSFDDGYASFYRTVFPLLKAFDYPAVLALVGRWIETPAGQTVPYGDQQVPREHFMSWDQIREVADSKLVEIASHSYDLHHGEPANPQGNTQPAMTSRRYDPTSGRYETDEAYRHRLAEDFARNTDLLQERLGRRPRVMVWPYGEYNGLARELAAKQGMETTLTLESGVNQPDNLANVRRDLILYDPGLADFVWNLRHPTDTNPPQRVVHADLDYVYDPDPAQQEKNLGRLLERVKTLGVSTVYLQSFSDPDGDGVAEALYFPNRHLPVRADLFNRAAWQLRTRAGVRVYAWMPLLAFAIGEEKDLILAWRAEGEAAPDPGHYRRLSPFSAHARQLIGEIYEDLAKHAPFAGVLFHDDAFLSDFEDAHPEALSAYEKAGLPGDIGRLRDDAELRGRWTGFKAEALHQLTGNLAGKLRYWRPGLKTARNLYARTVLEPASVNWFAQSLPRFLEHYDFTAVMAMPYMEEAKDPEAWLATLAAKIEEHPGALEKVVFELQSVDWRHDNAPIPAETLARWMRLLERWGARHYGYYPDDFPGERPEIKTLMPVMSLRTFPYLP